In the Brienomyrus brachyistius isolate T26 chromosome 20, BBRACH_0.4, whole genome shotgun sequence genome, one interval contains:
- the cisd1 gene encoding CDGSH iron-sulfur domain-containing protein 1 isoform X2 has product MCSHSMSKAEWIAAISLAAGTTAVGILVYKTFFSKDKCCKSKVNLDLQKDNPKVVHAFDIEDLGDKAVYCRCWRSKKFPLCDGSHTKHNEETGDNVGPLIIKRKEA; this is encoded by the exons ATGTGCTCACATTCTATGTCGAAAG CTGAATGGATCGCAGCAATCTCCTTGGCAGCTGGAACTACAGCTGTGGGTATCCTGGTCTACAAGACCTTCTTCTCTAAAGACAAGTGCTGCAAATCCAAGGTAAACTTGGATCTGCAGAAGGACAACCCCAAAGTGGTACACGCCTTTGACATAGAGGATCTCGGGGATAAGGCTGTGTACTGTCGATGCTGGAGGTCAAAGAAG tttCCATTGTGTGATGGTTCCCATACAAAACACAATGAAGAGACTGGTGATAATGTCGGCCCTCTCATAATCAAGAGGAAAGAGGCTTGA
- the cisd1 gene encoding CDGSH iron-sulfur domain-containing protein 1 isoform X1, with protein MSSGSPFLPVAEWIAAISLAAGTTAVGILVYKTFFSKDKCCKSKVNLDLQKDNPKVVHAFDIEDLGDKAVYCRCWRSKKFPLCDGSHTKHNEETGDNVGPLIIKRKEA; from the exons ATGagctcgggctcccctttcctCCCTGTAGCTGAATGGATCGCAGCAATCTCCTTGGCAGCTGGAACTACAGCTGTGGGTATCCTGGTCTACAAGACCTTCTTCTCTAAAGACAAGTGCTGCAAATCCAAGGTAAACTTGGATCTGCAGAAGGACAACCCCAAAGTGGTACACGCCTTTGACATAGAGGATCTCGGGGATAAGGCTGTGTACTGTCGATGCTGGAGGTCAAAGAAG tttCCATTGTGTGATGGTTCCCATACAAAACACAATGAAGAGACTGGTGATAATGTCGGCCCTCTCATAATCAAGAGGAAAGAGGCTTGA
- the ube2d1b gene encoding ubiquitin-conjugating enzyme E2 D1b: MALKRIQKELHDLQRDPPAQCSAGPVGEDLFHWQATIMGPGDSPYQGGVFFLTIHFPTDYPFKPPKVAFTTKIYHPNINSNGSICLDILRSQWSPALTVSKVLLSICSLLCDPNPDDPLVPDIAHIYKSDKEKYNRLAREWTQKYAM, from the exons ATGGCTTTGAAAAGAATACAAAAG GAGCTGCATGATTTACAAAGAGATCCGCCTGCCCAGTGTTCGGCAGGTCCAGTCGGAGAGGACT TGTTTCACTGGCAAGCAACAATTATGGGGCCG GGTGACAGTCCATATCAAGGCGGAGTGTTCTTCCTCACAATCCACTTTCCTACAGACTATCCCTTCAAACCACCAAAG GTAGCATTCACGACAAAAATATATCACCCAAACATAAACAGTAATGGAAGTATCTGCCTGGACATTCTGAGGTCACAGTGGTCACCAGCTCTAACAGTATCAAAAG ttttactgTCCATATGTTCGTTGCTCTGCGATCCAAACCCAGATGACCCTTTAGTTCCAGATATAGCACACATCTACAAGTCTGACAAAGAAAA GTACAACAGACTGGCGAGAGAATGGACCCAAAAATATGCAATGTAA